In Acidimicrobiales bacterium, the following are encoded in one genomic region:
- a CDS encoding 3-hydroxybutyryl-CoA dehydrogenase, with the protein MAVVTETAPITTVGVAGSGIMGSGIAEVAALAGFAVIIRSRRASSADKAMGRVVKSLSGQVEKGKLSTDDRDAAVGRIRTTTELDELGTCDLVLESVVEDLDVKRDLFGELDRVAPEGTILATNTSTLAVSDVAMATRRPDRVLGLHFFNPAPKMPLVEVVPAVTTAPTTVEAGRQFAEACGKETVMVKDNAGFIVNALLFPYLNGAVKMLDAGTASGEDIDAAMKGGCGFPMGPLELLDLIGLDTSVSILNALHADRGDPCVAPAPLLKRMVTANQLGRKTGQGFYAYPPKA; encoded by the coding sequence ATGGCAGTAGTCACGGAGACCGCACCTATCACCACCGTGGGAGTCGCCGGGTCCGGGATCATGGGCTCGGGGATCGCCGAGGTGGCTGCCCTGGCAGGCTTCGCCGTCATCATCCGCAGCCGGAGGGCGAGCAGCGCCGACAAGGCCATGGGCCGGGTCGTGAAGTCCCTGTCCGGACAGGTGGAGAAGGGAAAGCTGTCCACCGACGACCGCGACGCGGCCGTCGGGCGCATCCGCACGACGACCGAGCTGGACGAGCTGGGCACGTGTGATCTCGTTCTCGAGTCCGTGGTCGAGGACCTCGACGTCAAGCGCGACCTGTTCGGCGAGCTCGACCGGGTGGCCCCGGAGGGCACCATCCTGGCCACCAACACGTCCACCCTCGCCGTGTCGGACGTGGCCATGGCCACCCGCCGCCCGGACCGCGTGCTCGGCCTGCACTTCTTCAATCCCGCACCGAAGATGCCGCTGGTCGAGGTCGTCCCGGCCGTCACCACCGCGCCGACGACCGTCGAGGCCGGCCGCCAGTTCGCGGAAGCCTGCGGCAAGGAAACGGTGATGGTGAAGGACAACGCCGGGTTCATCGTCAATGCCCTCCTGTTCCCGTATCTGAACGGCGCCGTGAAGATGCTCGACGCGGGGACCGCTTCCGGAGAGGACATCGACGCCGCCATGAAGGGCGGCTGCGGGTTCCCGATGGGCCCGCTCGAGCTCCTCGACCTCATCGGTCTGGACACCAGCGTGTCGATCCTGAACGCACTGCACGCCGACCGCGGTGACCCTTGCGTCGCCCCCGCCCCGTTGCTCAAGCGCATGGTGACGGCCAACCAGCTGGGCCGCAAGACCGGGCAGGGCTTCTACGCCTATCCGCCCAAGGCCTGA
- a CDS encoding alpha/beta fold hydrolase yields MSNVEAGAVTDDTASFGKALARVGARLATRPLPALQWATRLTAGVAAAGAQSAARALGWDGQPALAPSPKDRRFSDPAWDAHPWFLAQRQAYLAWSRCMRDLPDVAGLEGPDARKAGFAVDLLVDSLAPTNFLWGNPAALRKAVATRGTSVVHGLRNLADDVAENSARPRQVDGSAFEVGENLACTPGAVVFRNELIEVIQYAPTTKSVFDVPLLLSPPWINRYYVMDLAPGRSFVEWAVGHGHTTFAISYRNPDASMRDVGLDGYLLDGLGTAVDVVRRITGVDKVNLAGLCVGGTLAVMLQAWLAGAGEAKVRSATLLNTLVDFSQPGPLAAFTDAEAVARVEARMAEPGFLDGRDMATTFDALRPNDLIWNYVGSNWLMGETPAAFDILAWNADATRIPAATHSQYLRSFYLENQLASGTMSLAGRPLHLGAVTADTYVLGAKEDHITPWASSYATTGLLHNASVRFVLSSAGHIAGIVNPPGPKRIHWINEALAPSPDEWLGGATQHAGSWWEDWAGWIGRRAGRRRRPPVMGSADHPALGPAPGTYIHE; encoded by the coding sequence GTGAGCAACGTGGAGGCCGGCGCGGTCACCGACGACACCGCATCGTTCGGGAAGGCGCTGGCCCGTGTGGGCGCCCGGTTGGCGACGCGACCCCTGCCGGCCCTGCAGTGGGCGACCCGGCTCACCGCCGGAGTGGCGGCCGCCGGCGCCCAGTCGGCCGCCCGCGCCCTCGGGTGGGACGGTCAGCCGGCCCTGGCGCCGTCGCCGAAGGACCGTCGCTTCTCGGATCCCGCCTGGGATGCCCACCCGTGGTTCCTCGCCCAGCGCCAGGCGTACCTCGCCTGGTCGCGCTGCATGCGCGATCTGCCCGACGTCGCCGGCCTCGAGGGCCCCGACGCCCGCAAGGCGGGGTTCGCCGTCGACTTGCTGGTGGACTCGCTGGCGCCCACCAACTTCTTGTGGGGCAACCCGGCCGCGTTGCGGAAGGCGGTGGCCACGCGAGGCACCAGCGTTGTGCACGGCCTTCGCAACCTCGCTGACGACGTGGCCGAGAACTCGGCCCGGCCCCGCCAGGTGGATGGCTCGGCGTTCGAGGTCGGGGAGAACCTCGCCTGCACGCCGGGCGCCGTCGTGTTCCGCAACGAGCTGATCGAGGTGATCCAGTACGCACCGACGACGAAGAGCGTCTTCGACGTCCCACTGCTCCTCAGCCCGCCGTGGATCAACCGCTACTACGTGATGGATCTGGCCCCCGGTCGCAGCTTCGTCGAGTGGGCGGTGGGCCACGGGCACACGACCTTCGCCATCAGCTATCGGAACCCCGACGCGTCGATGCGCGACGTGGGCCTTGACGGCTACCTGCTGGACGGTCTGGGAACGGCCGTCGACGTCGTCCGCCGGATCACCGGTGTCGACAAGGTGAACCTGGCCGGGCTGTGTGTCGGGGGGACGCTTGCCGTCATGCTCCAGGCGTGGCTGGCCGGCGCCGGCGAGGCCAAGGTTCGCTCGGCCACGCTGCTCAACACCCTGGTGGACTTCAGCCAGCCCGGCCCGCTGGCCGCGTTCACCGATGCCGAAGCCGTGGCCCGGGTCGAGGCCCGCATGGCGGAGCCCGGCTTCCTCGACGGCCGCGACATGGCCACGACGTTCGACGCGCTGCGACCCAACGACCTGATCTGGAACTACGTCGGGAGCAACTGGCTCATGGGCGAGACCCCTGCCGCTTTCGACATCCTGGCCTGGAACGCCGACGCGACCCGGATCCCCGCCGCCACCCATTCGCAGTACCTGCGCTCGTTCTATCTCGAGAACCAGCTGGCCAGCGGCACCATGTCCCTGGCCGGGCGACCACTCCACCTCGGTGCCGTCACGGCCGACACGTACGTGCTCGGCGCCAAAGAGGACCACATCACCCCGTGGGCGTCGTCCTACGCCACGACCGGCCTTCTCCACAATGCGTCGGTCCGGTTCGTGCTGAGCTCGGCGGGGCACATCGCCGGCATCGTCAACCCGCCGGGGCCCAAGCGCATCCACTGGATCAACGAGGCGCTGGCGCCGAGTCCGGACGAGTGGTTGGGCGGCGCCACCCAGCACGCCGGCTCGTGGTGGGAGGACTGGGCGGGGTGGATCGGCCGGCGCGCCGGCCGGCGCCGCCGGCCACCCGTGATGGGAAGTGCCGACCACCCGGCACTCGGCCCCGCACCGGGCACCTACATCCACGAATGA
- a CDS encoding MaoC family dehydratase codes for MAQPQTRGSVIDLADLPSHAGEALGHSSWRRIAQDEVTAFARLTGDEQWIHVDPQRAAAGPFGATVAHGYFTLSLATVLLDEVLTIDGAGLVLNYGSDRVRYPAPVRVGSRVRALIELAAVKPLPGGSQVTYRLTYEVEGQPKPGCVAEIVYHYYVDRPGGSTGSGS; via the coding sequence ATGGCCCAGCCCCAGACACGAGGATCCGTCATCGATCTGGCCGATCTCCCGTCGCACGCCGGCGAGGCGCTCGGGCACAGTTCGTGGCGTCGCATCGCCCAGGACGAGGTGACCGCCTTCGCCCGTTTGACGGGCGACGAGCAGTGGATCCACGTCGACCCGCAGCGCGCCGCCGCCGGTCCGTTCGGCGCCACGGTCGCCCACGGGTACTTCACCCTCTCGCTGGCGACCGTCCTCCTCGACGAGGTGCTCACGATCGACGGTGCCGGGCTCGTGCTGAACTACGGCTCCGACCGTGTCCGCTACCCGGCGCCCGTCCGGGTCGGTTCCCGGGTCAGGGCCCTCATCGAGCTGGCCGCCGTGAAGCCGCTCCCCGGCGGATCGCAGGTCACCTACCGCCTGACGTACGAGGTGGAAGGCCAGCCCAAGCCCGGCTGCGTGGCGGAGATCGTCTACCACTACTACGTCGATCGCCCGGGCGGATCGACGGGGAGCGGCTCGTGA
- a CDS encoding acetyl-CoA C-acyltransferase produces the protein MPNALLAASARTPIGKLSGALSPLPAVELGGIAIGAALARAGIRPDQIDHVVMGQVLQAGQGQNPARQAAVKAGVPMDVPAVTVNNVCLSGLHAVYLADQMIRSGDAEVVVAGGMESMSRAPHLLPDARAGYRLGDVTAVDSLVHDGLWCAFDDVHMGAGTEAYASAATISRAVQDEVAAKSHERAAAAVKEGRLAAEIVAVSVPQRGDPLVVETDEGVRPETTAASLGRLKPAFGREGTVTAGNASQISDGAAAVVVVSVAKAAELGLERPAELVGFGVVAGPDPSLLTQPSRAIRKALERTGGRVSDIDLLEINEAFAAVSAATMADLGISDEKVNVNGGAIALGHPIGMSGTRLVMTIAEELRRRGGGLGAAALCGGGGQGEAVLVRVAA, from the coding sequence ATGCCCAATGCCCTACTTGCCGCGTCCGCCCGAACGCCCATCGGCAAGCTGAGCGGCGCCCTGTCGCCGCTCCCCGCCGTCGAGCTCGGCGGCATCGCCATCGGCGCCGCCCTCGCCCGAGCCGGGATCCGACCCGATCAGATCGACCACGTCGTGATGGGCCAGGTGCTCCAGGCCGGCCAGGGGCAGAACCCGGCGCGCCAGGCGGCAGTCAAGGCCGGCGTCCCGATGGACGTCCCCGCCGTCACGGTCAACAACGTGTGCCTGTCCGGCCTGCACGCCGTCTACCTGGCCGACCAGATGATCCGCTCCGGGGACGCCGAGGTGGTGGTCGCCGGCGGCATGGAGTCGATGAGCCGGGCGCCCCACCTGCTGCCGGATGCCCGTGCCGGGTACCGGCTGGGCGACGTCACCGCCGTCGACTCGCTCGTGCACGACGGGCTCTGGTGCGCGTTCGACGATGTGCACATGGGCGCCGGCACCGAGGCGTACGCGTCCGCTGCCACCATCTCCCGGGCCGTGCAGGACGAGGTGGCGGCCAAGAGCCACGAACGGGCGGCGGCCGCCGTCAAGGAGGGGCGCCTGGCGGCCGAGATCGTGGCCGTCAGCGTTCCGCAACGCGGTGACCCGTTGGTGGTCGAGACCGACGAGGGCGTGCGCCCCGAGACCACGGCCGCCTCGCTGGGTCGCCTGAAGCCGGCGTTCGGCCGCGAGGGGACGGTCACCGCCGGCAACGCCTCCCAGATCTCCGACGGGGCCGCCGCCGTCGTCGTCGTCAGCGTCGCAAAGGCGGCCGAGCTCGGGCTCGAGCGGCCGGCCGAGCTGGTGGGCTTCGGCGTCGTCGCCGGACCTGATCCGTCGCTGCTCACCCAGCCGAGCCGTGCCATTCGGAAGGCCCTGGAGAGGACGGGGGGCAGAGTCAGCGACATCGACCTGCTCGAGATCAACGAGGCCTTCGCCGCCGTCTCGGCCGCGACCATGGCCGACCTCGGCATATCCGACGAGAAGGTGAACGTGAACGGGGGCGCCATCGCCCTCGGCCATCCGATCGGCATGTCAGGAACCCGCCTGGTGATGACCATCGCCGAGGAGCTGCGCCGCCGGGGTGGCGGCCTCGGCGCAGCCGCCCTGTGTGGCGGCGGCGGCCAGGGCGAGGCCGTGCTGGTACGGGTGGCCGCATGA
- a CDS encoding helix-turn-helix domain-containing protein, whose translation MTDDPWATHREALGSFLRAQRNLARLSLRDMAERTKVSNAYLSQIERGLHAPSLRVLRSIAEALDLSAEAMLAQAGLVDAAVPAGGDPATEGPPKGGTEAAIRRDPALTDDQKEALLSVYRSYRSDNRRD comes from the coding sequence GTGACCGACGACCCGTGGGCTACCCACCGCGAGGCGCTGGGCAGCTTCCTCCGGGCCCAGCGCAACCTGGCCAGGCTGTCGCTGCGCGACATGGCCGAGCGCACCAAGGTGTCGAACGCCTACCTCAGCCAGATCGAGCGCGGCCTGCACGCGCCCTCGCTGCGGGTGCTCCGGTCGATCGCGGAGGCGCTCGACCTGTCGGCCGAGGCCATGCTCGCCCAGGCGGGTCTTGTCGACGCGGCGGTTCCGGCTGGCGGCGACCCGGCCACCGAGGGACCGCCGAAGGGTGGGACCGAGGCGGCCATCCGCCGGGACCCGGCCCTGACCGACGACCAGAAGGAGGCCCTCCTCTCCGTGTACCGCAGCTACCGCAGCGACAACCGGCGTGACTGA